The following are encoded in a window of Perca flavescens isolate YP-PL-M2 chromosome 24, PFLA_1.0, whole genome shotgun sequence genomic DNA:
- the filip1l gene encoding filamin A-interacting protein 1-like isoform X2, with protein sequence MVVDEQQRLTEQLNQQTAKVQELSASASQAQEELSSANARLQEEEQKVFRLEAELRDQAGRYHQEQEAMTAKLTSEDAQNRQLRQKLSTLSRQLDELEETNKTLRRAEEELLELRDKISRGECGNSSLMSELEELRKRVLEMEGKDEELIRMEDHCRDLNKKLEKEANQSRSLKAEVDKLNHRIMDLEKLEDAFSKSKQECNSLKSNLEKERTVSKVLTSELEVLKVRVKELEAAESQLGKTELTLKEDLTKLKTLTVMLVDDRKAMAEKLKQMENKVQNSTGKLQAEQDKVTSVTEKLIEESKKALRSKAELEEKMCGATKERDDLKAKLSAEEEKSNDLESKINMMKKRLQSLENIEREYVRSKAKEEHIKTPIANRFQQEDNKVKDLTQEVERLRRKLKDMKVVEGDLLKTEEFESLEKRFNNEQEKGKALMEELEISRKELSKYQLAEKKECNQEHVLYKRLKEEEAKSSHLTREVAALKEKIHEYMGTEDSICRMKTDHSTLQRKLTQQEVRNKELAREMETLTRELERYRRFSKSLRPGMNGRRFSDLHVSTKEVQTEPLDFMSPNCKTMAPLERAVVNGKLYDESEAEENANYSNELQLTKCSPSLINNVNNLNNLRRARVPFLKNKDTPCQVNGKVQPRQNGNHVQPGDVVLTHSPGQPLHIKVTPDHGYNTATLEITSPTTENTQSFTSTAVIPTSGGPPKQRITIIQNASISPTAKSNSPTTKSKSSPISDEPCSPDRALSPFTVATYSRAITPDSCGSVTPDRAMSPIQIVSVTTGTPERSLSTEPVEVVGGHAIFRVTPERQSSWQVQRSNSSGPNVITTEDNKIHIHLGSPFIQSISTPSQTLSPCHTPGLQEQRTQVLANCSTPTAKGNSKITSSIMIKPTSTPIQRPSQITIPLEAFRRPGPTRIPKPKGYGSQKVTNSTAATLGPQSKSQPPHAHLATGKEPAAASHISNNNPNLVNRRL encoded by the exons ATGGTTGTGGATGAACAACAGCGTCTCACTGAGCAGCTGAATCAACAAACGGCAAAGGTCCAAGAACTGAGTGCCAGTGCTTCACAAGCCCAGGAGGAGCTGAGCTCAGCCAATGCCCGTCTGCAGGAAGAGGAGCAAAAGGTCTTTCGCTTGGAGGCTGAGCTGCGTGACCAAGCCGGTCGATACCATCAGGAACAAGAGGCCATGACTGCCAAATTGACCAGTGAGGATGCCCAAAACAGGCAGCTGCGCCAGAAGCTGTCAACTCTCAGCAGGCAGCTTGATGAGCTGGAGGAGACCAACAAGACCCTGCGCAGGGCTGAGGAGGAACTGCTGGAGCTGAGGGACAAAATTAGCCGTGGTGAGTGCGGAAACTCTAGCCTCATGTCTGAGCTTGAAGAGTTACGGAAAAGGGTACTTGAAATGGAGGGAAAGGATGAAGAGTTGATCAGAATGGAGGACCACTGCAGGGACCTCAACAAGAAACTGGAGAAAGAGGCCAATCAAAGCCGGAGCTTGAAGGCTGAAGTCGATAAACTGAACCACAGAATTATGGACTTGGAGAAATTGGAGGACGCATTCAGCAAGAGCAAACAAGAATGCAACTCGCTTAAAAGTAACCTGGAGAAGGAGAGGACAGTGTCAAAGGTTCTGACCAGTGAGCTGGAAGTCTTGAAAGTCAGGGTCAAAGAACTGGAGGCTGCTGAAAGCCAACTGGGAAAGACAGAGCTGACACTGAAGGAAGATCTAACCAAGTTAAAGACTCTGACAGTCATGCTGGTAGATGACAGAAAGGCAATGGCCGAAAAGCTAAAGCAAATGGAGAACAAGGTCCAGAACAGCACTGGCAAACTTCAAGCTGAACAGGACAAAGTTACATCAGTCACAGAGAAGCTAATTGAGGAGAGCAAGAAAGCACTGAGGTCAAAGGCTGAGCTGGAGGAGAAAATGTGCGGTGCTACAAAGGAAAGAGACGACTTGAAGGCCAAGCTGAGCGCTGAAGAGGAAAAGAGCAATGATTTGGAGTCTAAGATCAACATGATGAAGAAAAGGTTGCAATCGCTTGAGAACATAGAAAGAGAATATGTGAGAAGCAAAGCTAAAGAGGAGCACATCAAAACACCCATTGCTAACCGCTTCCAACAAGAAGACAACAAAGTCAAGGATTTGACGCAGGAGGTTGAACGCCTCAGACGCAAATTAAAGGACATGAAAGTGGTAGAAGGTGACCTCTTAAAAACAGAAGAGTTTGAATCGCTGGAGAAAAGATTCAACAACGAACAAGAGAAAGGTAAAGCCTTGATGGAGGAGCTGGAAATATCCAGAAAAGAACTTTCAAAGTACCAACTGGCTGAAAAGAAAGAGTGCAATCAAGAGCATGTTCTTTATAAACGCttgaaggaggaggaggcaaaGTCTAGTCATTTGACCAGAGAGGTAGCAGCTCTGAAAGAGAAGATCCACGAATACATGGGAACAGAGGATTCAATTTGCCGCATGAAAACTGACCACTCGACACTCCAAAGAAAACTGACCCAGCAGGAGGTCCGAAACAAAGAACTGGCCAGAGAAATGGAGACACTCACAAGAGAGCTTGAGAGATACAGACGCTTTAGCAAAAGTCTTCGCCCTGGCATGAATGGAAGGCGCTTTTCAGACCTTCATGTTTCCACCAAGGAAGTTCAGACAGAGCCACTTGACTTTATGTCTCCCAACTGTAAGACAATGGCGCCACTGGAACGTGCCGTGGTCAACGGGAAGCTGTACGACGAGAGCGAAGCTGAAGAAAATGCAAACTACAGCAACGAGCTTCAGCTCACCAAATGCAGCCCCTCACTTATCAACAACGTGAATAATCTAAACAACTTGAGAAGAGCTCGGGTACCATTCCTTAAAAACAAAGACACCCCCTGTCAGGTGAATGGTAAAGTGCAACCGCGGCAGAATGGCAACCACGTTCAGCCCGGAGATGTTGTGTTGACCCACAGTCCTGGGCAGCCTCTGCACATTAAAGTGACTCCTGACCACGGATATAACACAGCAACACTAGAGATCACCAGCCCAACCACAGAAAACACCCAGTCATTCACTAGCACTGCCGTCATACCCACAAGTGGAGGTCCACCCAAACAGAGAATTACCATCATCCAGAATGCTTCCATATCCCCTACTGCTAAATCCAATTCCCCAACGACAAAATCTAAAAGTTCCCCAATCTCTGACGAACCGTGTTCACCAGATAGGGCCCTATCACCTTTCACTGTGGCTACGTACTCAAGAGCAATTACTCCAGACTCTTGTGGCTCTGTAACGCCAGACAGAGCCATGTCACCTATACAAATCGTGTCGGTCACAACAGGCACCCCTGAGCGCTCCCTCTCCACAGAGCCTGTGGAGGTTGTCGGAGGGCACGCCATCTTCCGCGTGACCCCGGAAAGACAAAGCAGCTGGCAGGTCCAGAGGTCTAACAGCTCAGGCCCCAACGTCATCACCACGGAGGACAACAAAATCCACATTCACTTAGGGAGCCCCTTTATTCAGAGCATCAGCACTCCGTCGCAAACACTCAGTCCGTGCCACACACCTGGACTCCAGGAGCAAAGGACTCAGGTGCTTGCAAATTGCAGCACTCCTACTGCCAAAGGCAACAGCAAAATCACAAGTAGCATCATGATTAAGCCCACCTCCACCCCAATCCAAAGGCCATCACAAATTACA ATACCTCTCGAAGCATTCCGACGGCCAGGACCTACAAGAATCCCCAAACCTAAGGGCTACGGCTCCCAGAAAGTGACAAACAGCACGGCAGCAACCCTGGGACCGCAGAGCAAGAGTCAGCCCCCACACGCTCATCTAGCCACTGGGAAAGAGCCGGCTGCAGCATCACacatcagcaacaacaacccAAATCTAGTAAACCGCAGACTCTAa